In a single window of the Fusarium falciforme chromosome 3, complete sequence genome:
- a CDS encoding Superoxide dismutase, whose translation MVKAVSVIRGDSKVSGTVIFEQESESAPTTITWDITGNDPNAKRGFHIHTFGDNTNGCTSAGPHFNPHQKTHGAPTDEARHVGDLGNIETDAQGNAKGSTTDSLVKLIGPHSIIGRTVVVHAGTDDLGKGGNEESLKTGNAGPRPACGVIGISN comes from the exons TCAGCGTTATCCGTGGTGACTCCAAGGTCTCGGGCACCGTCATCTTCGAGCAGGAGTCCGAGTCTGCCCCTACCACCATCACCTGGGACATCACCGGCAACGACCCCAACGCCAAGCGGGGCTTTCACATCCACACCTTTGGTGACAACACCAACGGCTGCACCTCTGCCGGCCCTCACTTCAACCCTCACCAGAAGACCCACGGTGCTCCCACCGACGAGGCCCGCCACGTTGGCGATCTCGGCAACATCGAGACCGATGCCCAGGGCAACGCCAAGGGCTCTACCACCGACTCCCTGGTCAAGCTGATCGGCCCCCACAGCATCATCGGc CGAACCGTCGTTGTCCACGCCGGCACCGACGATCTCGGCAAGGGTGGCAACGAGGAGTCCCTCAAGACTGGCAACGCTGGTCCCCGACCTGCTTGCGGTGTCATTGGCATCTCCAACTAA
- a CDS encoding Amidase domain-containing protein has translation MAKLNLVEASIEELQDALQSGSLTSVDLVARYLARISTYDCRGLALNSIPILNNDIFEEAARSDDRRASGTPIGALEGIPFTVKDSYKVKGMTAAAGSPAFKNLVANEDAFLVQVIREAGGVLVGRTNMPAVACGGMQRGIYGRAENPYNPEYLAAAFASGSSNGSAVSVAASFAAFGMGGETVSSGRSPASNNALIAYTPSRGFLSIRGTWPLYPTCDVPIPHTRTMRDLLCLLDVIAAVDPVAEGDFWREQTMVEVQKPWLDKPSSFKEISASKSLAGLRIAVPEIFLGGPPPKGARPVDVSPETIKLWEQARKELEGLGAEMVSVADFPAMTAYENDHLLPEGCPRRPGGWNAMERSAMISHAWNDFLKGFKNDKISDLSSIDPLTIYPDYLRTAPEMKHFEHANAIQYHKLVEYAKSTTFWEIPGLTEAVKALEGMRKCLLEDWLTDLGCDCVVFPAAGDVGPADADSSFEGAKLAWRNGVYYSNGNRAMRHLGIPSVSVPMGVMSEKDVPMNLTFAGRAYDDVKLLKWANAFEAKTRHRVAPRHTPALDSDTVMLSSQGLSIAARPELRIATLEAIPESDGETLQAKVSGLVIVEDATAVDPQLEITVDSVSVSPKDISIKQLSEAAEGQVKYSFTAHTTTPKPVERHGLERTHAPVARDKTMCVVVARSVPGGRPTGWLGLV, from the coding sequence ATGGCCAAACTCAACCTCGTCGAGGCCTCAATTGAAGAACTTCAAGATGCCCTGCAGTCCGGCTCCTTGACGAGCGTCGACCTAGTCGCGCGGTACCTCGCACGAATTAGCACCTATGACTGTCGCGGCCTTGCCTTGAACTCTATCCCCATACTTAACAACGACATCTTTGAGGAGGCTGCCCGGTCTGACGACAGGCGTGCTTCAGGCACTCCCATTGGCGCCCTTGAGGGCATCCCCTTTACAGTCAAGGACAGCTACAAGGTCAAAGGCATGACGGCTGCCGCAGGGTCTCCGGCTTTCAAAAACCTCGTCGCCAACGAAGATGCCTTTCTTGTTCAGGTCATCCGGGAGGCGGGCGGCGTTCTAGTCGGCCGCACCAATATGCCGGCTGTAGCATGCGGCGGCATGCAGAGAGGCATCTACGGCCGGGCCGAGAACCCTTACAACCCAGAATATCTAGCCGCAGCTTTTGCCTCGGGATCGTCCAATGGTTCAGCCGTCTCTGTAGCTGCTTCCTTTGCGGCATTTGGTATGGGCGGCGAGACCGTCTCGTCAGGCAGATCCCCCGCGTCTAACAACGCCCTCATCGCTTATACGCCGTCGAGGGGGTTCTTGTCTATCCGGGGTACATGGCCTCTGTATCCGACTTGCGATGTTCCTATACCTCACACGAGGACCATGAGGGATCTGCTCTGCTTGCTTGATGTCATTGCGGCTGTTGATCCCGTGGCTGAGGGTGACTTTTGGCGCGAGCAGACCATGGTCGAGGTGCAGAAGCCCTGGCTGGACAAACCGAGCAGCTTCAAGGAGATCTCAGCGTCCAAATCTCTGGCTGGCCTTCGAATTGCGGTCCCTGAGATCTTCCTAGGAGGTCCTCCGCCAAAGGGGGCACGGCCGGTAGACGTGAGCCCAGAAACCATCAAGCTCTGGGAACAGGCTAGAAAGGAGCTCGAAGGCCTAGGGGCCGAGATGGTTTCCGTTGCAGACTTTCCAGCCATGACGGCGTACGAAAACGATCATCTACTTCCCGAGGGCTGCCCTAGACGCCCTGGGGGGTGGAACGCGATGGAGAGGAGCGCCATGATTTCTCACGCCTGGAACGACTTCTTAAAGGGTTTCAAAAACGACAAGATTTCTGACCTCTCCTCTATTGATCCCTTGACCATCTACCCAGATTATCTACGAACAGCGCCAGAGATGAAACACTTTGAGCACGCCAACGCAATCCAGTATCACAAACTAGTCGAATACGCCAAGAGCACCACCTTCTGGGAGATTCCGGGTCTAACAGAAGCCGTTAAAGCTCTGGAAGGCATGCGCAAATGCCTCCTCGAAGACTGGCTGACAGACCTCGGTTGCGACTGCGTCGTCTTCCCAGCAGCCGGCGACGTAGGGCCCGCGGACGCAGACTCCAGCTTTGAGGGCGCGAAGCTGGCGTGGCGGAACGGGGTCTACTATAGCAATGGCAACCGGGCGATGCGACACCTCGGGATACCCTCAGTCTCGGTGCCCATGGGTGTCATGTCGGAAAAGGACGTTCCCATGAACCTCACCTTTGCTGGTCGAGCCTATGACGATGTCAAATTGCTCAAGTGGGCTAATGCATTCGAGGCTAAGACGAGACATCGTGTCGCTCCTCGACACACACCTGCTCTTGATTCTGATACTGTCATGTTATCGAGTCAGGGGTTGTCTATAGCTGCGCGTCCGGAGTTGAGAATCGCCACTTTGGAGGCCATTCCCGAATCCGACGGCGAGACGTTACAAGCCAAGGTCTCAGGTCTTGTGATTGTTGAGGACGCAACAGCAGTCGATCCTCAGCTGGAGATCACTGTTGACTCTGTTTCGGTGTCTCCCAAGGACATATCCATCAAGCAGCTGTCTGAAGCTGCGGAGGGCCAAGTGAAATACTCCTTCACTGCCCATACCACAACACCAAAGCCGGTTGAAAGACACGGGTTGGAGAGGACACATGCCCCGGTGGCTCGTGACAAGACAATGTGTGTGGTGGTGGCCAGGTCAGTTCCAGGAGGACGGCCAACTGGTTGGCTTGGGTTAGTTTGA
- a CDS encoding Non-specific serine/threonine protein kinase: MAETMVSTVRSPLSEASNRINSSYHAQESHRYKPRYDQSEANNAPRSGYSHPAAYFSGRPPPPQAQAQAQTQTQRNGPTTKAPETLKPPQDMEDQRRHSAASYDSSGSGRSKKNYKTHIGPWQLGKTLGKGSSARVRLCRHTVTNQLAAVKIVNRRMAYLVQDSSLAALSKWDSSLPDQIDGEMRVPMAIEREVAILKLIEHPNIMKLYDIWENRSEVYLILEYIDQGDLFTFINLKGRLSEEVSVYFFRQMISAISYCHSFNICHRDLKPENILISADLQIKIADFGMAALHQTDTHQLATACGSPHYAAPELLKNRQYRGDRADIWSMGVILYAMLSATLPFDDPDLRVMMNRTKKGQYEMPGFLSPEAEDLIRCMLQVNPDRRITLKEIWRHPLVQKYAYLDKLGDLNEQLPDTRKGFQYNPVPAKDVDSQLLRQLRSMWHMFSESDLKLKLTCDEPNDQKAFYWLLHNYREKQLEDFKPELAHSMSDYHHMKPSVWKKRVSTRQFSQPRSNGHGRSISRFTVISNAAEPESGAGYGPPQEGAVLHSSQSRTSIHRHSQTGSYASQASRLRSGSSARRGRMASARNSTTGRLQSSRGSMSSLHSSRQGTPISRSLRHKRGVDFTHVRKRSTSTTRNRNVATPPYVTEQGSTYQLEMVRSQTPEVPSLPSGMLPKPTRQPDPEATPRASIEAAIGSRYASEIFKEELRHFSSNIAKDCDEAFKSSLIEEDSIAGSLTEPDRTHYESTPFSLTIETPADSITELDDVNKSYSTRPLPPLPSPMDEYDGSSLAPTPMGSRPTTGDSHLEELRADQVKVAQPVVLTRHAERRVVSAPTYSQRHKKSAGLPSINEAGASNDKARIVSAPPHTPTRNGGHKNRGMEYLSRVENSIRVVHSPSEQSPVKIPEPLNVRKKKTPEEGQEQYQALNQNHGGELTAPHSSGSDGPATTTLLEPSSYDVQVVMKKKKSSWFKRSSKVGSEHSRESAEWQDCNSYMTTSDGKRSDSTSTEAPTKKKTFSFTFWKSNKQRDSIMSIGGPDDKEPSTTDVLAVSNEINQFKAPQPKWHESGSGPVRNIEVKQNWLARLFRVKPATSHLCMAISRKRARQEVTILLREWRKYGIRGIQVDKQRNIVFARVAAKNYLNLKEVSFAAEVMMVIEHGKKQPLSIIRFTQERGAASSFHRVVDTMGLIFETRGLLVADRNKQKMMIKTLNSGS; this comes from the exons atggccgagacGATGGTTTCTACCGTTCGCTCGCCTCTCTCCGAGGCTTCGAACCGCATCAACTCTTCCTATCACGCCCAAGAGTCCCACCGCTACAAGCCTCGTTACGATCAATCCGAGGCAAACAATGCTCCTCGCTCAGGCTACAGTCATCCTGCCGCCTACTTTTCTGGTCGGCCACCTCCACCACAGgcccaggctcaggctcagacTCAGACTCAGCGTAACGGCCCAACCACAAAGGCTCCGGAAACCCTCAAACCTCCCCAAGATATGGAAGATCAGCGACGACACTCAGCAGCATCCTACGACTCTTCAGGCAGCGGCCGTAGCAAAAAGAACTACAAGACACATATCGGCCCGTGGCAGTTGGGCAAGACGCTGGGAAAGGGGTCATCTGCACGTGTACGACTCTGCCGCCATACTGTCACCAACCAGCTAGCTGCCGTCAAGATTGTCAACCGTCGCATGGCCTACCTCGTCCAAGACAGCAGCTTAGCAGCCCTAAGCAAGTGGGACAGCAGTCTTCCCGATCAGATCGACGGCGAGATGCGTGTTCCTATGGCTATTGAGCGCGAGGTggccatcctcaagctcatcgaaCACCCCAACATCATGAAGCTCTACGACATCTGGGAAAACCGTTCAGAAGT GTATCTCATCCTAGAGTACATCGACCAAGGAGATTTATTCACCTTTATCAACCTGAAGGGAAGATTGAGTGAAGAGGTTTCGGTCTACTTCTTTCGCCAGATGATCAGCGCCATCTCGTACTGCCACTCGTTCAACATCTGCCATCGAGACCTTAAGCCCGAGAACATTTTGATCAGTGCCGACCTCCAGATCAAGATTGCAGATTTCGGCATGGCTGCCCTCCACCAAACCGACACCCACCAACTCGCCACGGCTTGTGGTAGCCCTCACTACGCAGCACCCGAACTCCTCAAGAACAGACAGTACCGTGGAGATAGGGCAGACATTTGGAGCATGGGCGTCATTCTCTATGCCATGCTCTCTGCCACCCTCCCCTTTGACGATCCCGACCTTCGCGTCATGATGAACAGGACGAAAAAGGGACAGTATGAGATGCCGGGTTTCTTGAGTCCCGAGGCAGAGGACCTCATCCGGTGTATGCTGCAGGTCAACCCTGACCGACGCATCACCCTCAAGGAAATTTGGCGTCACCCTTTGGTTCAGAAGTATGCATATCTCGATAAACTCGGAGACCTCAACGAACAGTTGCCCGACACACGTAAAGGGTTCCAGTACAACCCGGTACCAGCCAAGGATGTGGATTCCCAGCTCCTCCGCCAGCTGCGATCCATGTGGCACATGTTCAGTGAGAGCGATCTCAAGCTGAAGTTGACATGCGATGA ACCTAATGATCAGAAAGCCTTCTACTGGTTGCTGCACAACTACCGAGAGAAGCAACTGGAAGACTTCAAGCCCGAGTTGGCTCATTCCATGAGTGACTACCACCACATGAAGCCCAGCGTATGGAAGAAGCGTGTGTCCACCCGCCAATTTTCTCAGCCGCGCAGCAATGGTCACGGGCGTTCCATATCGCGGTTCACCGTCATCTCGAATGCCGCCGAACCAGAGTCTGGAGCCGGTTATGGGCCACCTCAAGAGGGTGCTGTGCTACACTCCAGTCAGTCAAGGACCAGCATCCACCGGCATTCTCAGACAGGTTCCTACGCCAGCCAGGCCTCGAGGCTTCGAAGTGGTTCAAGTGCACGTCGTGGGCGGATGGCTTCGGCCCGGAACTCCACTACAGGTCGTCTTCAGTCTTCCCGGGGCTCAATGTCGTCTCTCCACAGCAGCCGACAGGGAACTCCCATCTCACGCAGCCTGCGACACAAACGAGGTGTCGACTTTACCCATGTGCGAAAGCGGTCGACCTCGACCACCAGGAACCGTAACGTCGCCACGCCGCCATACGTGACTGAGCAAGGATCGACCTACCAACTAGAGATGGTTCGATCACAGACGCCAGAAGTTCCAAGCCTGCCCAGTGGCATGTTACCCAAGCCGACACGCCAGCCAGATCCTGAAGCCACCCCTCGGGCTAGTATTGAGGCCGCAATTGGATCGAGATATGCGTCAGAGATCTTCAAGGAAGAGCTGCGGCATTTCAGTAGCAACATTGCCAAAGATTGCGATGAGGCTTTCAAGAGTTCACTCATCGAAGAGGACTCCATCGCCGGTTCTCTCACTGAGCCAGACCGGACTCACTACGAGTCGACACCATTCTCATTGACGATCGAGACTCCAGCTGACTCAATCACGGAGCTGGACGATGTGAACAAGTCTTACAGTACTCGCCCGCTACCCCCTCTGCCCTCCCCGATGGACGAATACGATGGCAGTTCGCTAGCACCAACGCCCATGGGATCTCGCCCGACTACAGGGGACTCGCACCTTGAGGAGCTGCGAGCAGACCAAGTCAAGGTGGCACAACCAGTCGTGCTTACCAGACATGCCGAGCGACGGGTTGTCTCAGCACCGACTTACTCTCAGAGACACAAGAAGTCGGCCGGTCTGCCATCAATCAACGAGGCTGGGGCTTCCAATGACAAAGCTCGTATCGTGTCAGCGCCTCCACACACTCCAACCAGGAACGGAGGCCATAAGAATCGCGGCATGGAATACCTGAGCAGAGTCGAAAATAGCATCCGTGTCGTGCACTCGCCAAGCGAGCAGAGCCCCGTCAAGATTCCCGAGCCGCTCAACGTGCGGAAAAAGAAGACGCCTGAGGAAGGACAAGAACAATATCAAGCCCTCAACCAGAACCACGGTGGAGAACTTACTGCTCCACACAGCTCGGGGAGCGATGGCCCAGCAACGACAACGCTTCTGGAGCCCTCGTCGTACGATGTCCAAgtggtgatgaagaagaagaagtcgtcTTGGTTCAAGAGGTCTTCCAAAGTCGGGTCAGAACATAGCCGGGAGTCAGCGGAATGGCAGGATTGCAACTCGTACATGACCACTAGCGACGGCAAACGAAGCGATTCAACCTCGACTGAAGCTCctaccaagaagaagacattCAGCTTCACCTTCTGGAAGAGCAATAAACAGAGAGACTCAATCATGTCTATCGGTG GACCCGATGACAAAGAACCCTCAACTACGGATGTACTTGCCGTGAGCAATGAAATCAACCAGTTCAAGGCACCTCAGCCCAAATGGCACGAATCCGGCTCTGGACCGGTGCGGAATATCGAGGTGAAGCAGAATTGGCTGGCACGACTATTCAGAGTCAAGCCAGCCACGAGCCACCTTTGCATGGCCATCTCGAGAAAGCGAGCACGACAAGAGGTTACTATCCTCCTGCGGGAGTGGCGCAAGTATGGTATTCGAGGCATCCAGGTGGACAAGCAACGAAACATTGTCTTTGCACGGGTTGCGGCTAAGAACT ATCTCAACCTCAAGGAAGTGTCATTCGCTGCCGAGGTGATGATGGTAATTGAGCACGGTAAGAAGCAACCGCTCAGCATCATCCGATTTACCCAAGAGCGAGGAGCGGCCAGCAGCTTCCACAGGGTTGTGGACACTATGGGACTGATCTTTGAGACTCGGGGCCTGCTTGTTGCGGACAGGAACAAGCAAAAGATGATGATCAAGACGCTCAACTCAGGAAGTTAG
- a CDS encoding Structural maintenance of chromosomes protein 5 has translation MAPASRRRRRSDTDDSDDDEDRYQNRSQATVVDSPKRQRLDPDSTDGAIDDGPHARGVNGTSGSADADNGFQPGAIVRVSVENFVTYEKAEFLPGPHLNMVVGPNGTGKSSLVCAICLGLGYSPKHLGRAGSVKEFVKHGKDTATIEIELQKRPKDRRNYVVKVQIRREQNTQKWWMNGKETNHKTVQTLMRKLKIQVDNLCQFLPQDRVVEFAACTPVDLLHETLRAAAPEEMLDWQKQLQDLHKDKKELAEAVRTDTETLKNLENRQQGLQADVDRIREREEIQEQIKNLQSALVLSKYNEARAKYQDARERKKSAENSLRRLERESGPSLEAVNEKQVYAQRIDAAISGRKAAMKSAEDAAKKLARDVSSATENLKLFESRLESEHKAFDGKKRELAQSKSKITSLQADLRNRPEEFNPSEFNQKIRGEEHTLRELDGERRELSTQHAEVKARGRALNVQIKEVEQNVESFETQQGQQLNFMKRHFPELATGWDWIQQHKDEFEKEVFGPPMISCSIKDERYSDQVQSLLQGDDFTCFTAQTKNDYRKLTDQLYRVQSLSVVIRTCAQPFSAFQRPVSADEAADMGLDGFAIDFLEGPEPVLAMLCAEKRLHQSGVSLKDHSDAQYDRLVKSGKVNSWAAGSQSFTVRRRREYGPQAMTAITRPIQPGKFWTSQPVDSQEKQELNKRLVELNGERDVLKAEFRDQQGKLQAIDDQKATIEDTIARLKAEKNTLQKEYQKWQSLPEKIESEERSKAAHEQALREIRKRMIEIRYEWDEAVVNRAELVLRHKEAIEKIRKAHHGVLEAQIRRIEAYSDIVGLKARNADIMEKLETERQALQVAAEEADRARQEGRQLSEAVEQILAAEPDKHELFGQLCENKSPEDVANEISAEEAKLECIHAANPNVVREFEKRAQEIARLTRKMANSSEKLQSLTESVEELMAKWEPRLDQLVSRINDAFAYNFEQISCAGEVRVHKAEDFDAWALDIMVRFRENETLQQLTAHRQSGGERAVSTIFFLMALQSMAQSPFRVVDEINQGMDPRNERMVHERMVEIACREHSSQYFLITPKLLTGLRYDPKMRVLCIASGEHMPREGRKLDFKRCLKIQKNLMAAAA, from the exons ATGGCCCCTGCTTCACGCCGTCGCAGGCGCTCTGATACCGACGatagcgacgacgatgaagaccGTTACCAAAACCGATCGCAAGCGACCGTCGTCGATTCCCCTAAGCGACAACGACTTGACCCCGATTCAACTGACGGTGCGATTGATGATGGGCCTCACGCGCGAGGAGTAAACGGCACTTCAGGCAGCGCCGATGCCGACAACGGTTTCCAACCCGGCGCCATCGTGAGGGTCAGCGTCGAAAACTTTGTCACCTACGAAAAGGCCGAATTCTTGCCAGGACCGCATCTGAACATGGTGGTCGGCCCCAACGGCACCGGAAAGAGTTCTCTGGTTTGCGCCATCTGCCTCGGCTTAGGCTACAGTCCAAAACACCTTGGGCGAGCCGGTTCAGTCAAGGAGTTTGTCAAGCATGGAAAGGACACTGCGACTATCGAGATTGAACTTCAGAAGCGACCAAAAGATCGAAGAAACTACGTCGTCAAGGTCCAGATCCGACGAGAACAAAATACGCAAAAATGGTGGATGAACGGGAAGGAAACCAACCACAAGACTGTCCAGACATTGATGCGGAAGCTCAAGATCCAGGTCGACAACCTATGCCAATTTCTGCCACAGGATAGGGTTGTAGAGTTTGCTGCCTGCACCCCTGTGGACCTCCTGCACGAGACCCTCCGCGCAGCTGCGCCTGAAGAGATGCTTGACTGGCAGAAACAGCTGCAAGACCTccacaaggacaagaaggaactGGCCGAAGCTGTTAGAACCGACACGGAAACACTGAAGAATCTTGAGAACCGACAACAGGGTCTCCAGGCAGATGTGGACAGGATCCGAGAGCGCGAGGAGATCCAAGAGCAGATCAAAAATCTCCAGTCGGCTTTAGTCCTCTCCAAGTACAACGAGGCCCGCGCAAAGTACCAAGATGCCAGGGAGCGGAAAAAGAGCGCCGAGAACTCGTTGAGGCGCCTCGAGCGGGAGAGCGGCCCATCCCTTGAGGCAGTCAACGAGAAGCAAGTCTACGCACAACGGATCGACGCCGCAATTTCTGGAAGAAAGGCTGCCATGAAGAGTGCTGAGGACGCTGCAAAGAAGCTGGCGCGCGATGTTAGTTCTGCTACCGAGAACCTCAAGTTGTTTGAGAGCAGACTCGAGTCTGAGCACAAGGCTTTCGATGGCAAGAAGAGAGAGCTCGCtcagtccaagtccaagattACGTCCCTGCAGGCTGATTTGAGGAACCGACCGGAAGAGTTCAACCCATCAGAGTTCAACCAAAAAATT CGTGGAGAAGAACATACGCTCCGGGAACTGGATGGCGAGAGACGCGAGTTATCTACCCAACATGCAGAGGTCAAAGCGCGAGGACGCGCCCTGAACGTACAGATCAAAGAGGTTGAGCAAAACGTCGAGTCGTTCGAAACCCAGCAGGGCCAACAACTCAACTTCATGAAGAGGCACTTCCCTGAGCTTGCAACTGGCTGGGATTGGATTCAGCAGCATAAGGACGAGTTCGAAAAGGAGGTGTTTGGGCCTCCCATGATTAGCTGCTCCATTAAGGATGAACGATACTCTGACCAAGTCCAGTCGCTTCTCCAGGGCGATGACTTTACGTGCTTCACAGCCCAGACAAAAAACGACTATCGGAAGCTGACCGACCAGCTTTATCGTGTCCAAAGTTTGTCTGTCGTCATCCGAACATGCGCTCAGCCGTTCAGTGCGTTTCAGCGACCTGTCAGTGCGGATGAGGCAGCAGACATGGGGCTCGATGGGTTTGCCATCGACTTCTTGGAGGGCCCCGAACCCGTACTGGCGATGCTATGCGCCGAGAAGAGGCTCCACCAGTCTGGCGTGTCTCTAAAAGACCACAGCGATGCCCAGTACGATCGTCTAGTCAAGAGTGGCAAAGTTAATTCCTGGGCCGCGGGAAGCCAGTCGTTTACGGTACGACGACGCAGGGAGTACGGCCCTCAGGCAATGACAGCCATCACCAGACCCATTCAGCCAGGCAAATTCTGGACCTCGCAACCTGTCGACTCgcaggagaagcaggagTTGAACAAGCGACTCGTGGAGCTCAATGGTGAGCGAGACGTTCTGAAAGCTGAGTTCCGAGACCAGCAAGGCAAGCTCCAGGCCATTGATGACCAAAAAGCCACCATTGAGGACACTATT GCTCGCCTAAAGGCCGAGAAGAATACCTTGCAAAAAGAGTATCAAAAGTGGCAGTCTCTGCCAGAGAAGATTG AATCCGAGGAACGCTCCAAGGCGGCTCATGAACAGGCTCTGCGCGAAATCCGTAAGAGGATGATTGAGATTCGCTATGAGTGGGATGAGGCTGTCGTAAACCGAGCAGAGCTTGTCCTCCGCCACAAGGAGGCAATTGAGAAGATTCGCAAGGCTCATCATGGTGTTCTGGAAGCACAAATCCGCCGGATCGAGGCCTACTCCGATATTGTCGGATTGAAGGCACGAAACGCTGACATTatggagaagctcgagacTGAGCGGCAAGCTCTGCAAgtggctgctgaggaggctgACCGAGCCCGACAAGAAGGCAGGCAGCTCTctgaggctgttgagcaGATCCTCGCCGCCGAGCCCGACAAGCACGAGCTCTTCGGACAGCTCTGTGAAAATAAGAGCCCCGAGGACGTGGCGAATGAGATATCGGCCGAAGAAGCCAAGCTGGAATGCATCCACGCCGCCAACCCCAACGTCGTCCGCGAGTTTGAGAAGCGTGCGCAGGAGATTGCCCGGCTGACCCGCAAGATGGCCAACTCGAGCGAAAAGCTTCAGAGTTTGACTGAGAGCGTTGAAGAGCTCATGGCCAAGTGGGAGCCAAGGCTCGACCAGTTGGTGTCGAGGATTAACGATGCCTTTGCCTACAACTTTGAGCAGATCAGCTGCGCTGGTGAGGTCCGCGTTCACAAGGCCGAGGACTTTGATGCCTGGGCCCTAGATATCATGGTCCGCTTCCG TGAGAACGAAACTCTTCAGCAGTTGACTGCCCATCGTCAGTCGGGCGGCGAACGTGCCGTCTCGACAATTTTCTTCCTCATGGCCCTCCAGTCCATGGCCCAGTCTCCCTTCCGCGTCGTCGACGAGATCAACCAGGGCATGGACCCCCGCAACGAGCGCATGGTACACGAGCGCATGGTCGAGATTGCCTGCCGCGAGCACTCGAGCCAGTACTTCCTCATCACCCCTAAGCTTCTGACGGGCCTGCGCTACGATCCCAAGATGCGCGTCCTCTGTATCGCCAGCGGTGAGCACATGCCCCGCGAGGGCCGCAAGCTCGACTTTAAGCGATGCTTGAAGATTCAGAAGAACTTGATGGCGGCGGCTGCTTGA